Proteins found in one Flavobacterium channae genomic segment:
- a CDS encoding cytochrome C oxidase subunit IV family protein, producing the protein MKDAILSTFILLLALTLIAAFLAFNVSAEIMATTVVTLALIKFWLVAFQFMELKKAHSFWKYLILGFGGLIGIILLILL; encoded by the coding sequence ATGAAAGATGCTATTTTATCCACGTTTATTTTGTTGCTAGCTCTTACTTTAATTGCTGCTTTTTTAGCTTTTAATGTAAGTGCTGAAATTATGGCAACTACAGTTGTAACTTTGGCTTTAATAAAATTTTGGTTAGTAGCTTTTCAGTTTATGGAATTAAAAAAGGCACACTCTTTTTGGAAATATCTAATACTCGGTTTTGGTGGCTTAATAGGAATAATTCTATTGATTTTACTTTAA
- a CDS encoding cytochrome c oxidase subunit 3, with translation MNNTKSIYYPPGGILIWIIIYLELLTFGMAILALAYYGSQERELFHQSSLKLNKTIGTINTILLLSSGFFVAKGIHFFKESNIKKALLYFNWAMVGGFGFLVLKSVEYYEKLEVGLHMDYNSFFRFYWLLTGFHFIHVLVGLVILIIISFSIRKKQANASLEDIDASASFWHMCDLIWLLLFPVLYLLF, from the coding sequence ATGAACAATACAAAATCAATTTATTATCCACCAGGTGGAATTTTAATTTGGATAATTATTTATTTAGAACTTTTAACTTTTGGAATGGCCATTTTAGCATTAGCTTATTACGGTTCACAAGAGCGCGAGTTATTTCATCAAAGTAGCTTGAAACTTAATAAAACAATTGGTACAATAAACACAATATTACTTTTATCTAGTGGATTTTTCGTAGCCAAGGGTATTCATTTTTTTAAAGAGTCTAACATTAAAAAGGCGTTGTTATACTTTAATTGGGCAATGGTTGGAGGTTTTGGTTTTTTGGTTTTAAAATCGGTAGAATATTATGAAAAATTGGAAGTAGGATTGCACATGGATTACAATTCATTTTTCAGATTTTATTGGTTATTAACGGGTTTTCATTTTATACATGTTTTGGTAGGACTGGTTATATTAATTATTATTAGTTTCTCAATTCGAAAAAAACAAGCAAATGCTTCTTTAGAAGATATTGATGCAAGTGCAAGTTTTTGGCACATGTGCGATTTAATTTGGTTGCTATTATTTCCAGTTCTGTATTTACTATTTTAA